CGGCGGGCGCGGGCCGGCCGAGCGCATCACGTTGGCCCCGCTGGGTGACGAGCCGGTGCCACGGGCCGACCCGGGTCTGCCGTGGCCCGGGCGGCTGCCCGAGCCGTCACCGGCGGTGTTGCTCGATGATCCGGTGGAATTGCTTGACGGGCAAGGCAATCCGGTGCGGGTGACGAGCCGGGGGCTGCTCTCCGCCGACCCGGTGCGGCTGACCCTGCACGGCCGAGACGAGCGGCTGGACTGGTGGGCCGGGCCGTGGCCGGTCGACGAGCGGTGGTGGGATCCCGAGGTGGCAAGGGGCCGCACCGCCCGCGCGCAGGTCCTGCTGGAGGACGAGCGGGCCTTTCTGCTGTGCTACCGCCAGCGGCGCTGGTACCTCGAGGGCAGCTACGAGTAACGGTGCTATCCGGTGGGCCGCAACGTGTCTGGCGTCACGATTTGGGTGCTGTATTAGTGGGTGAGATGTCGACTCAGCAGTCTTCGGCCCTCGTCGGTGAAGTTGTGGTGGGAGTAGTAGCGGAAGAGCTGATCGGCGTTGGTGCCGTTGGGAGCGATGACGAGCTCGAGGGTGCGGCAGCCGTGCGATTGGGCCCAGGCGGCGCTGTCGCTGATCAGTGCGCTGCCGACTCCTGTCCGCCGTGCGTGGGTTCCACAACAAGTCCTCGAGTTCTGCGATGGCCCCTTGTTCGAGTCCGAAGCTGAAGGTTGTGATGGCGAAGCCCACGATTTCGTCCTGGCGGCCAGCGACAGCGATTCGGGCGGTGTCAGCGTGCAGTAGGACGGTCAGATTGGCGTGAAGCTAGAAAACCGGTGTGGTGCTCGGCGAACCCCTCCAGGCCCACACCGCGATCGGCGGCGCTTTGATTGTGCTCGGCGTCCTCGTGCTGGCCAGGGCCAATCGCATCGGGACGACGGATCGCACGGCACCGATTTCTGGCGTCCCCTAGCACGACGAGCGTGAAAGTGTTGAGCGCCAAGCACGCGGATCTCGAAGGGTTCTAGCCAGGCCCGCGCGCGAGCGGGCCGACCCACAACCCGTGGGCCAAACGGCCTGTGCCTCAGGCCCGCCCGGTGCGTACCGCCCGCGCCCGCGCCATCAGCCCGCGACCGCCGGGCAGCGCCCCCACCACCGTGCGCGCCAACCGGTCGCGCCCGCGGAGGCCGTCGGTTCGGGCTTTGCCCGCGTGCAGGTGGCGCCAACCCAGGGCCGCCCACGACGCCGCGACGACGGCGTCGGTCAGCCCGCCGCGAGCCCGGCGTTGGTCGACCACGGCCAGGCCGAGCGCGGTGATCGAGTGCACCGTGTCGACCCAGACGCCGGCCGCCAGCACCTCGGGGCCGGGATCGATTCCCGACAGCAGCGCCTGCCCGAGGTGACGCCCGCCCAGGATCCGGGTGACGACCAGCGCCTTGCGATCGACCTGCACCCCATGGATGTGGTCCAGCACCTGGGACGGGGCGGTCAGCAGCGCGGCGCCCCAACCCGCGCGGAGGACTTCGATGAGACGAATCTTCATGAGGTATGGGCTTACCCGCGCGCGAAGTGCCCAACCCGTTCGATGAACTTCTCGAAGAAGGCCGCCGCGTCCACGTCAATGCCGATCAGCACGTTGGGTTCTCGCCGCCCCGACCAATCGGTCACCGTCATGGCGCGGGTCAGGGTCCCCGTCAGCTCGATGTCCACCGTCGCGGGGCGCGTGGTGACGAGCCCCGGGTCCAGCGCCACGGCGGCGGCCAGTGGATCGTGCAGATGCGCCTGGTAGCCATGGCCGACGTCGTGGTAGGCCTCCAGGTAGAACCGCATCGCGTCCTCGATCACCCGAATCAACGGGTTGGACGCCGTCGACCGGGTGCCGGGCTCGTCGTCCACGCTCATCGGCGTCGACGTCGACCCGGCCGCGGTCGCCAACCTGGCGAGGTGATCCGGCGTCATCGCCACCTTGCGGGTCAGGTCCAGGCCGCACAGGATTGGAAGGCGCTCGTGGCCAACGGCTTCGGGGGTCCAGGCGGCAAGGACCTCGGCGGCGGCCTCGGGGTCCACGCTGATGTTCCATTCCGCCACCGCAGTGGTGTTGCCCCGGTGATCGTAGGAACCGCCCATCACAACCAGCCGGCACAGCAGCGTCGGCAGCTCCGGCTCGGCGCGCAGCGCCAGCGCCAGATTGGTCAGCGGGCCCGTCGCCACGCCGACGAGCTCACCGGGATGGGCGTGTGCGGCGCGCACCCAGGCGGTCGCCGCGTCGTGGTCGGTCAGCCGGCGATCGGTGGGCGGCAGGTCGGCATACCCCAATCCCCTGGGGCCGTGGACCTTTGACGGCAGCCGCATCGGACCGGTCAGTGTTTCCGCGGAACCCTTCGAAACCGGTATGCCGGTGCACCCACATAGCTCCAGCAGGCCCAGATTATTCTCGCAAACCTGTTCCACCCCAACGTTTCCCCCGGTAGAGGCGATGCCGACCACGTCTGCGTCAGGGCTGGCGAACAGGTACATCAGCGCCAGCGCATCATCCACGCCGGTGTCGACGTCAACGAAGACGGGAGAGTTCATTGTGTCAAACATACTTACCTCGGCGGCTAGGCTGACACGATGCCAACGACATCGGAGCCGCCCGAGGGCACTGATTTAACGCCGCACTTCGACGATGTGCAGGCGCACTACGACTTGTCGGACGACTTCTTCCGGCTATTCCTCGACCCGACCCAGACCTACAGTTGCGCCTACTTCGAGCGCGACGACATGACGCTGGAAGAAGCGCAGATCGCCAAGATCGATCTCGCCCTTGGCAAACTTGGGCTGCAACCGGGCATGACGTTGCTCGACGTCGGCTGTGGTTGGGGCGCCACCATGATGCGCGCCGTGGAAAAGTACGACGTCAACGTCATCGGGCTCACCCTGAGCCGCAACCAGGCCGAGCACGTCGAGCGGCTGATCGGCCAGTCCCAGAGTCCGCGTTCCGCCCGTATCCTGCTGCAGGGCTGGGAGCAGTTCGACGAGCCTGTCGACCGGATCGTCAGCATCGGCGCCTTCGAGCACTTCGGGCACGAGCGCTACGACGCGTTCTTCACCCTGGCGCACTCGCTGCTGCCGGACGACGGGGTCATGCTGCTGCACACCATCACCGGGCTGCACCCGACGGAGATGGTCGAGCGCGGCATGCCCTTATCGTTTCTGTTCGCCCGATTCGTCAAATTCATTGTGACCGAGATCTTTCCGGGTGGGCGGCTACCGTCTATCCAGATGGTGCAGGAGCGCGCCACCGCGAACGGCTTCACCGTGAGTCGCGTCCAGTCGCTGCAGCCGCACTACGCGAAGACGCTCGACATCTGGGCTGCCGCGCTGCAAGCCCACAAGGACGAGGCGATCGCGGTGCAATCCGAGGAAGTCTACGAGCGGTACATGAAATACCTGACAGGCTGCGCCGAGATGTTCCGGATCGGATACATCGACGTCAATCAGTTCACGTTGCAGAAGTGATCACCGGCGCCCGTCAGGCAGGCGGCGACCCTACGGCCAGGCCGAGGCGAAGGTGACCACCAGGACGTCGCGCTGCACCGGGCGACAGCCGTCGATCGGCCGGATGGGGGAGACACCGTGCAGGGTGCGGCGGTCGTCGCCCAGCATCAGCGTACCGGGCTCGGCCAGCGTCGTCGCCAGCAGCTGCCGGCCGTCGGAGTCGCACACCGTGCTCTCGCCGCCGATGGCGTTGCGCCGCCCGACCAGCAAGGAGCTGACCAGGGTGACACCGTCGCGGTGCATGCCCTCGGGTGTCGGATGACCGCCCTCGTCCGTTAACGACCGAATCCGGAACGGGTGCACCTTCACGTTCCAGTCCGCCACGTCATCCAGGGCCCCCGCCACCCGGGCCAGCAGGTTGATCACCTTGTGCAGCAACGGATCCCGCGCGAACGAGTCGGTCAGCGGCTCGAAGTCGCGATCCTTGCCGATGTAGAGCGGGTTGGACTCCTCCGGCTGCACGAACGTGCGCCTGGGCATCGGGTGCAGCACGCCGTCGCGAAAGGAGTACTGGCCGTACCGGCGCAGCCGCTGCACCCCCAGCTCCGCCGCGTAGGGGTCGGGGCCCAGCTGCTGCCAGTGCCGGGCGAACCGGGTCCACTCCTGGTGGCCCACGCCCAGGCTTCGCGTCACGTCGAACGAGGACATCACCGCGGCGCCCGTCGTGGCGACCAGGCGGGCCGCGGCGGACACAGGGTCGGCGTCCGCCCGCCGCTCGGAAAGAATCTGGGTCATCGCGCCGGAATACCGCAATCGGGCGCGGCCGAAACGCTTTGGCCTACCAGTGCACCCCGGGCACCAGGCGCACCAGACGTTTGACTCCTCGCGGCGTCCGGACGCCGCGGGTGACCGAACGGACTGGCCGCCTGGGCTTGCGCGGTTGGGCAGCCGCGGCCGGTTCGGTGGGCAAGCCGCGGGCGGCGGCGGAGTCCGGGTAACCCAGGTAGAGCTGGTGCAGGATGCGCCGGGACGTCCGCGGGGCGAAGTAGTTGCCGACCTCGGCGAGCGTGCCCAGTGGGGTGTCGATGCGCGCCGGCTTTTCCACCAGGCCGCGCACCACCATGGCGGCCGCGCGTTCCGGGCTGATCGCGGGCACCGGGTTGAGCCGGTGCGACGGCGCGATCATCGGCGTACGAACCAGTGGCATATGGATATTGGTGAACGTGATGTGGTCGGACAGCGTCTCGGAGGAGACCACGTCGGCGAACGCGTCCAGCGCCGCCTTGGTGGGCAGGTACGAGCTGTACTTGGGGTTGCGCGCCTGCACGCCGGCGCTGGAGACGTTGACCACGTGACCGAAGCGGCGCTCGCGCCAGTGCGGCAGCAGCGCCAGCACCATCCGCACGGCGCCGAAGTAGTTGACCGCCATCACCCGCTCGTAGTCGTGCAGGCGGTCGCATGAGTTGATCACCGAGCGGCGGATCGACCGCCCGGCGTTGTTCACCAGGTAGTCGACGTGGTCGAAGCGGCCCAGGATGTCCTTGATGGTGTGCTCGACCGAGGTGGAATCGGTGACGTCACAGGTGAAGGCGTGGGCGTCGCCGCCGCCCGCGCGGATCTCGGCGACCAGTTGATCCAGCGCGTCGGCGCTGCGGGCCAGCGCGAACACCGTCGCCCCGCGCTCGGCCACCGCGATCGCCGCCGCGCGGCCGATGCCGCTGGACGCACCGGTGATGATGACGTGCCGGCCGTGCAGCGGCCCCTTCGGATCGTCCCGGCGGGCCCGGTCCGGGTCGAGGTGCTCGGCCCAGTACCGCCACAGCTTGGGCGCGTAATCCGAGAACTCGGGGAGGTCAATGCCCTTGCCCCGCAACACCTTCCGAGTCTGATCGCTGACGAAGGTGGGCTTGAGGTCGACGAGGTCGAAGACCTCGGCCGGGATCCCCAACTGGGTGGCCGCCATGTTGCGCAGCACCCTGGCCCGCCCGCGCACCTTCAGCACCGGCGCGGCGACCGAGCCGGGCAGCGACCCGCGCGCCGGCGGCAGGCCGGCCGCCTTGGCGACGCCGCGGTAGATGCCGCGCAGCCCAACGGTTTTGGGAGAGGTGAGGTGGAACGTGCGGCCGTCGATGCCGTCGCCACGCATGAGCGCGACGAGCGCGTCGGCGACGTAGTCGACCGGCACGATGTTGGTGCGGCCGGTGTCGGGCAGCAGGATGGGCGTCACCTTGGGCAGGACCGCCAGCCTGGCCAGCACCCCGAAGAAGTAGTACGGCCCGTCGATCTTGTCCATCTCCCCGGTGCGCGAGTCGCCCACCACCACAGCCGGGCGGTAGATCCGGTAACGCAGTCCGGGCGCCGACCGCACCAGCTGCTCGGCCTCGAACTTCGTCCGGTGGTACGGGGTCGGCAGCCGCTGGCCGACGTCGAAGTCGTCCTCGGTGTACTCGCCGGGGAAGTCGCCCGCCACGGCGATCGAGGACACGTGGTGCAGCGTGGCGCCCAGCCGCCGCGCCAGTTCGATGACGGCGCGGGTGCCTTCGACGTTGGTGGCCCGCTGTTCGGCTTCGCCCGCGGTGATGTCGTAGACGGCCGCGCAGTGCACGACGTGGTCGATCCCGCCCAGCTCGGCGATGGTCTCGTCGGTCAGCTGCAGCTCCGGCAGGCCGGCGACCAGCGGCTTTGCCCGCTCACCCCACTCGGCCGCGAGCCGTTCGAAGCGACCCAGGGACTGCCGCCGGACCAGCACCCACACCCGCGCATCGGGCTCGGCTGCCAGCAGACGACCCACGACGCGGCGACCAATAAACCCGGTACCGCCGGTAACGACATAGCGCATGCAGCCATCGTGGCGGCTCGCCGCCGCCCGCGTCAACTACCTATGGTCGCGACCCGCTTCGCCCGGCTACGCCGCGCTTGCGGTCGCCACGCGGTCAACTGTGGAAGTCGCGGATGCCGTCCCAGTCCACCAGGGTCCACCCGGTTATCGGGTTGCCGGTGATCACCACGCGCCCGATGTTGGGCAGCGGGTGGCTGGTCAGCAGCGTGTTCTTGGCGTTCTTCGCGTTCATCAGCGTCCAGTACTCGATGGCGAACTTGTGCGAGAACACCACCGGGTTGTGCTGGCCGCTGTTGTAGACCTTCTGGATGGCGGCGGTGAATTGTTCGTTGAACTGCTTGCCGCTGATCGACCCCGGGATGCTGTTCTGCATGTCGCCCCTGAGCCAGTCCGCCGGGGCCAGCAAATACGTCGCGGCCTCCTGGGCGATCGGCTTGCCCTCGAACCAGCCGGCGTTGATCTCCTGAATGCCTTGCAACACCTCGACCTGCTTACCCAGCTCGGAGGCCAACGGCGCCGCGGTCTGCTGGGCTCTGGCCATGGTGGAGGCGTAGACGCCGTCGTAGTCCTTATGGCCCGCTTGGTGGGCGACCTGCTGGGCCTGCCCCTTGCCCTCGGGGGTCAGGCCGACCCCGGGCACCGAGGTGTCGATGACCCCGCTGACGTTGCTCTCGGACTGGGCGTGCCGGATGAACGTCACCGTGATGCTGCGCGCCTGTGGTGATCCGCCACAGGCGCCGACGATGACGACCGCGACCAGCGCCGCGACCGCCTTCGAGACGCTGGAGACCAAGCTGCGCTTCGGCATGGGAGATAGCCTGCCCTGCCGACGGCATCGGTGGGAAGGGTTTGCGATGGTTAGGTGGAGAAAATACTTGCGAAGGAGGCTCAGATGGCGATTGACCCGAGTGCCGTCGGCGCGGTGACCGAACCGATGCTTTTCCAGTGGACCGACCGGGACACGATGCTGTACGCGCTCGGCGTGGGCGCCGGCGTCGACGACCTGTCGTTCACAACAGAGAACAGCCATGGCATCGACCAGCAGGTGCTGCCGACGTACGCGGTGATCTGCTGCCCGGCCTTCGGCGCGGCCGGCAAGATCGGGACGTTCAACCACGCCCTGCTCTTACACGGATCGCAGGGTATTCGGCTGCACGCGCCGCTGCCGCCCGCGGGGAAGCTGTCGGTGGTCACCGAGGTCGCCGACATCCAGGACAAGGGCGAGGGCAAGAACGCCATCATCATGCTGCGCGGCCGCGGCACCGATCCGGACTCGGGTGCGCTGATCGCGGAAACCCTGACCACGCTTGTCATTCGCCAGGCGGGCGGGTTCGGCGGACAGCCGGGTCAGCGGCCGACCGCACCGGAATTCCCGGATCGCGAGCCCGACGCTCGCGTCGCGCTGCCCACCCGGGAGGACCAGGCGCTGATCTATCGGCTCTCCGGTGACCGAAACCCGCTGCACAGCGATCCGTGGTTCGCCCGGGAGATGGCCGGGTTCCCCAAGCCGATCCTGCACGGGCTGTGCAGTTATGGGGTGGCGGGCCGCGCGCTGGTCGCCGAGCTCGGCGGCGGGATCGCGGCCAACATCACCTCGATCGAGTCGCGGTTCACCTCGCCGGTGTTTCCCGGCGAGACGCTGACCACGCTGATCTGGCGCACCGAGCCGGGCAAGGCGGTGTTCCGCACCGAGGCTTCGGGGGCCGAGGGCTCCGGCAGTCGGGTCGTGCTCGACGACGGCGCCGTGGAATACGTTCAGGGCTGACCGGACAGCCGGCGTGCCAGCCGCGCGGTGAACTCGGTGGCCTGCGCGGGGCTGTCCAGCGCGAACCGCGCCGCGGTGGCGCGGTCCCCGTCTTCGTAGTGCCGCACCAGGATTGGCACACCACCGTCGCGGACCGCGTCGAACGCGTCCTCGTCGGTGATGTCGTCGCCGAGATAGACCGGCGTGCGGGGGTCCGAGCCGGAGCCGGTCAGGTGATCGAGCACCCAGCGCAGCGTTTTCCCCTTGTCCCAGTCCAGGTCTGGGCGCAGCTCGATGACCTCGCGGCCGGTGGTCACCCGGAGACCGTCACGACGGCCCGCCGCGCGCACCGCGGCCGCCACCTCGCCGACCCGGTCGCGCGCGGCGTTGCGGTAATGAGCGGCGACCCCAAAGCGCTTGTGCTCCACCACCACACCGGGGATGGTGCCCAGTCGCTCGCGCAGCTCGCCGGCCGCGGCGTCCAGCACCGGTATGGCCGCCGCGGCGGCGTCGTTCTGGTGGTGCGTGCCGTCGGGCGCGGTCAGCTCGAAACCATGGCTGCCGGCATACCAAATCCCCTGCACGCCTACTCGTTTCGTCACGTCGGCCAGATCGCGGCCCGACAGCACCGCGACCGGGCAGCGCGCGGCCAGCTGCCGCAGCGCCTCGGTGGCGCCGGCGACCGGGGTGGCCGCGTCGGGCTCGCTGACGATTTCGGACAGCGTGCCGTCGAAGTCGAAGAACACCGCCGGCCGGCGCGCGGCCAGGTCGTCCAGGGCGGTCAGCGCGTCGGGCAGCTGCGACATCCGGCGGTCCCCGGTGCGCACGGCGACCTCGCGGAGGTCGGCGACCACCGCGTCCGCGCCGGCGTCTAGCAGCGCGTCGCCCCGGCCCGCCCGGTCGACGCCGATGACCAACGCGAATCCGGCGGCGCGCGCGGCCTCGACGCCGGCTTCGTCGGCGGTGACGACCGCGCACCGGCCGGGCCGGACCTGCAGTCGCCGGGCCGCTTCCAACGGGTCCTCGGTGTAGACCGCGGTGCCTACCCCGATCTCGCGCAGCCGCCCTTCCAGGGTGGGGTCGGACGCGTCGAACAGCACCGCGTCATGGCGGCGCGGGTCGATGGTGACCGGTCCCGGCTGTGGCATGACCCCACCTTCTCACGGTGGTCGGCCCGGCCGAGCGTCGGTCGGTGCCGCTTGCGGCGGCGCTCGCCGAACAACAACACCGAGTCCTGCCCGAGGCAATTCGAACACACATTCGATAGACTGGCGCGCTGTGGGCTGGTTCAACGGGCCGCCGAGTTGGGCGGAGATGGAGCGGGTGCTCGACGGCAAGCCGCGCCATGCCGGCGTGCCGGCGGGGCCGGGGGAGGACGCCCCCTTGTCGTCCAAGCGCGGAACGTACCGGCCGCCGGACGGCCCGCGGGCGGCCCGCTCGTCCGTTCCATATGCCGAGCTGCACGCGCATTCGGCGTTCAGCTTCCTCGACGGGGCCAGCACGCCGGAGGAGTTGGTCGAGGAGGCTGCCCGGCTGGGGTTGCGCGCCCTGGCGCTGACCGACCACGACGGCCTGTACGGCGCGGTGCGGTTTGCCGAGGCGGCCGCCGAACTCGAGCTGCGCACCGTGTTCGGCGCCGAGCTGTCCCTGGGGGCCGGGGCCCGCACCGAGACGCCGGATCCGCCCGGCCCGCACCTGCTGGTGCTGGCCCGCGGCCCGGAGGGGTATCGGCGGCTGTCGCGGCAGCTGGCCGCCGCACACCTGGCCGGCGGGGAGAAGGGCAAGCCGCGCTATGACTTCGACACGCTGACCGAGGCGGCGGGCGGGCACTGGCACATCCTGACCGGGTGCCGCAAAGGCCATGTGCGCCAGGCCCTGTCGCAAGGGCCGGGCGCGGCGGGGTTGGCGCTGGCCGACCTGGTGGACCGGTTCGGCGCGGACCGGGTCAGCATCGAGCTGACCCACCACGGTCACCCGCTCGACGACGAACGCAACGCGGCGCTGGCCGCGCTCGCGCCGCGCTTCGGCGTCGGCGTCGTCGCCACCACCGGGGCGCATTTCGCGGGGCCGTCGCGGCGCCGGCTGGCCATGGCGATGGGCGCCATCCGGGCGCGGCAGTCCCTGGACACCGCCGCCGGATGGCTGGCCCCGCTGGGGGGTTCGCACCTGCGGTCCGGCGAGGAGATGGCCCGGCTGTTCGCTTGGTGCCCCGACGCGGTGAGCGCCGCCGCCGGGCTCGGCGAGCAGTGCGCGTTCGGGCTGGCGTTGATCGCCCCGCAGCTGCCGCCCTTCGACGTGCCGCCCGGGCACACCGAGGACAGCTGGCTGCGGCAGCTGACCATGGCGGGCGCGCGGGACCGCTACGGGCCGGCCGAGCGTGCGCCGCGGGCCTACACCCAGATCGAGCACGAGCTGAAAGTCATTGCCGGGTTGCGTTTTCCGGGCTACTTCCTAGTGGTGCACGACATCGCCCGGTTCTGCCGTCAGAACAACATCCTGTGTCAGGGCCGGGGGTCGGCGGCCAACTCCGCGGTCTGCTATGCCCTCGGCGTCACCGCGGTGGATCCGGTGGCCAACGAGCTGTTGTTCGAGCGATTTTTGTCGCCGGCCCGCGACGGGCCGCCCGACATCGACATGGACATCGAGTCCGACCAGCGCGAGAAGGTCATCCAGTACGTCTACGACAAATACGGCCGCGACTACGCCGCCCAGGTCGCCAACGTCATCACCTATCGGGGCCGGATCGCGGTGCGCGACATGGCCCGTGCCCTGGGCTTCTCGCAGGGCCAGCAGGACGCGTGGAGCAAGCAGATCGGCCACTGGAACGGGCTCGCCGACTCGCCGGACGTCGAGGGCATTCCGCCACAGGTGGTCGATCTGGCAAACCAGATCCGGAACCTGCCGCGGCACATGGGGATCCACTCCGGCGGCATGGTGATCTGCGACCGCCCGATCGCCGACGTGTGCCCGGTGGAGTGGGCGCGCATGGCGAACCGCAGTGTGTTGCAGTGGGACAAAGACGACTGTGCGGCAATCGGCTTGGTGAAATTCGACCTGCTCGGGCTGGGCATGCTCAGCGCGTTGCACTACGCCATCGACCTGGTGGCCGAGCACAAGGGCATCGAGGTGGACCTGGCCAAACTCGACCTCTCCGAGCCGGCGGTGTACGAGATGCTGGCCCGCGCCGATTCCGTGGGCGTGTTCCAGGTGGAGTCGCGAGCGCAGATGGCCACGTTGCCCAGGCTCAAGCCCCGGATCTTCTACGACCTGGTGGTGGAGGTCGCGCTGATCCGTCCCGGACCCATCCAGGGCGGGTCGGTGCACCCCTACATCCGCCGGCGCAACGGCCTTGACCCGGTCGTCTACGACCACCCGTCGATGGAGCCGGCGCTGCGAAAGACGCTGGGGGTGCCGCTCTTTCAGGAACAGCTGATGCAGCTCGCGGTCGACTGCGCCGGCTTCTCGGCCGCCGAGGCCGACCAGCTGCGCCGCGCGATGGGCTCCAAGCGCTCGACCGAACGCATGCGACGGCTGCGCGGCCGGTTCTACGACGGCATGCGTGCGCTGCACGGCGCCCCCGACGACGTGATCGACCGGACCTACGAAAAGCTGGAGGCCTTCGCCAATTTCGGCTTCCCGGAAAGCCACGCGCTGAGTTTCGCGTCGCTGGTGTTCTACTCGTCCTGGTTCAAGCTGCACCACCCGGCGGCGTTCTGCGCGGCGCTGCTGCGCGCGCAGCCGATGGGCTTCTATTCGCCGCAGTCGCTGGTGGCCGACGCGCGCAGGCACGGCGTGACGGTGCACGGCCCTTGCGTCAACGCCAGCCTGGCGCACGCCACCCTCGAGAATGCCGGAACGGAGGTGCGCCTGGGGCTGGGCGCCATCCGCCACATCGGTGACGACCTCGCCGAGCGGCTGGTGCAGGAACGAAAAGCCAACGGCCCCTTCGCTTCCCTGCTCGACCTGACCACGCGGCTGCAGCTCTCCGTGCCCCAGGCCGAGGCGCTGGCCACGGCCGGGGCTTTTGCCTGCTTTTCCATGTCGCGGCGCGAGGCGCTGTGGGCGGCCGGGGCGGCCGCCAGCCAGCGCCCGGACCGACTGCCCGGCGTGGGCTCGTCGTCGCACGTCCCGGCGTTGCCCGGGATGAGCGAGCTGGAACTGGCCGCCGCCGACGTGTGGGCCACCGGCGTCTCCCCGGACAGTTATCCGACGCAGTTCCTGCGGGCGGACCTGGACGCGATGGGCGTGGTGCCCGCCGAGAAGCTGCTGGAAGTGCCCGACGGCGACCGCGTGCTGATCGCCGGTGCGGTGACCCATCGGCAGCGGCCCGCGACGGCCCAGGGGGTGACGTTTCTCAACCTCGAGGACGAGACCGGGATGGTCAACGTGCTCTGCACGCCGGGGGTGTGGGCGCGGCACCGCAAGCTGGCGAACACGGCGCCGGCGCTGCTGGTGCGCGGCCAGGTCCAAAACGCCAGCGGCGCAGTCACCGTCGTCGCCGAGCGGCTGGGCCGCATCACGCTGGCGGTCGGCTCGAAGTCGCGCGACTTCCGGTGAGCCTTTCGCCGAGTGTGAAGCTCTTGCGAAAAACGCGGCGAAATTTCGCAGCAGCTTCACGTTCGGTGAGGGGCGGTAGTCTCGCCGACATGACCCTCAACCTGTCCGTCGACGAAGTCCTGACCACCACCCGCTCGGTCCGCAAGCGCTTGGACTTCGACAGGCCGGTCGGCCGGGAGATCCTGATGGAATGCCTCGAGCTGGCGCTGCAGGCGCC
This genomic interval from Mycobacterium sp. SMC-2 contains the following:
- a CDS encoding nucleoside hydrolase, translated to MNSPVFVDVDTGVDDALALMYLFASPDADVVGIASTGGNVGVEQVCENNLGLLELCGCTGIPVSKGSAETLTGPMRLPSKVHGPRGLGYADLPPTDRRLTDHDAATAWVRAAHAHPGELVGVATGPLTNLALALRAEPELPTLLCRLVVMGGSYDHRGNTTAVAEWNISVDPEAAAEVLAAWTPEAVGHERLPILCGLDLTRKVAMTPDHLARLATAAGSTSTPMSVDDEPGTRSTASNPLIRVIEDAMRFYLEAYHDVGHGYQAHLHDPLAAAVALDPGLVTTRPATVDIELTGTLTRAMTVTDWSGRREPNVLIGIDVDAAAFFEKFIERVGHFARG
- a CDS encoding MaoC/PaaZ C-terminal domain-containing protein codes for the protein MAIDPSAVGAVTEPMLFQWTDRDTMLYALGVGAGVDDLSFTTENSHGIDQQVLPTYAVICCPAFGAAGKIGTFNHALLLHGSQGIRLHAPLPPAGKLSVVTEVADIQDKGEGKNAIIMLRGRGTDPDSGALIAETLTTLVIRQAGGFGGQPGQRPTAPEFPDREPDARVALPTREDQALIYRLSGDRNPLHSDPWFAREMAGFPKPILHGLCSYGVAGRALVAELGGGIAANITSIESRFTSPVFPGETLTTLIWRTEPGKAVFRTEASGAEGSGSRVVLDDGAVEYVQG
- a CDS encoding 2OG-Fe dioxygenase family protein; this translates as MTQILSERRADADPVSAAARLVATTGAAVMSSFDVTRSLGVGHQEWTRFARHWQQLGPDPYAAELGVQRLRRYGQYSFRDGVLHPMPRRTFVQPEESNPLYIGKDRDFEPLTDSFARDPLLHKVINLLARVAGALDDVADWNVKVHPFRIRSLTDEGGHPTPEGMHRDGVTLVSSLLVGRRNAIGGESTVCDSDGRQLLATTLAEPGTLMLGDDRRTLHGVSPIRPIDGCRPVQRDVLVVTFASAWP
- a CDS encoding SDR family oxidoreductase, encoding MRYVVTGGTGFIGRRVVGRLLAAEPDARVWVLVRRQSLGRFERLAAEWGERAKPLVAGLPELQLTDETIAELGGIDHVVHCAAVYDITAGEAEQRATNVEGTRAVIELARRLGATLHHVSSIAVAGDFPGEYTEDDFDVGQRLPTPYHRTKFEAEQLVRSAPGLRYRIYRPAVVVGDSRTGEMDKIDGPYYFFGVLARLAVLPKVTPILLPDTGRTNIVPVDYVADALVALMRGDGIDGRTFHLTSPKTVGLRGIYRGVAKAAGLPPARGSLPGSVAAPVLKVRGRARVLRNMAATQLGIPAEVFDLVDLKPTFVSDQTRKVLRGKGIDLPEFSDYAPKLWRYWAEHLDPDRARRDDPKGPLHGRHVIITGASSGIGRAAAIAVAERGATVFALARSADALDQLVAEIRAGGGDAHAFTCDVTDSTSVEHTIKDILGRFDHVDYLVNNAGRSIRRSVINSCDRLHDYERVMAVNYFGAVRMVLALLPHWRERRFGHVVNVSSAGVQARNPKYSSYLPTKAALDAFADVVSSETLSDHITFTNIHMPLVRTPMIAPSHRLNPVPAISPERAAAMVVRGLVEKPARIDTPLGTLAEVGNYFAPRTSRRILHQLYLGYPDSAAARGLPTEPAAAAQPRKPRRPVRSVTRGVRTPRGVKRLVRLVPGVHW
- the otsB gene encoding trehalose-phosphatase produces the protein MPQPGPVTIDPRRHDAVLFDASDPTLEGRLREIGVGTAVYTEDPLEAARRLQVRPGRCAVVTADEAGVEAARAAGFALVIGVDRAGRGDALLDAGADAVVADLREVAVRTGDRRMSQLPDALTALDDLAARRPAVFFDFDGTLSEIVSEPDAATPVAGATEALRQLAARCPVAVLSGRDLADVTKRVGVQGIWYAGSHGFELTAPDGTHHQNDAAAAAIPVLDAAAGELRERLGTIPGVVVEHKRFGVAAHYRNAARDRVGEVAAAVRAAGRRDGLRVTTGREVIELRPDLDWDKGKTLRWVLDHLTGSGSDPRTPVYLGDDITDEDAFDAVRDGGVPILVRHYEDGDRATAARFALDSPAQATEFTARLARRLSGQP
- a CDS encoding histidine phosphatase family protein, whose protein sequence is MPKRSLVSSVSKAVAALVAVVIVGACGGSPQARSITVTFIRHAQSESNVSGVIDTSVPGVGLTPEGKGQAQQVAHQAGHKDYDGVYASTMARAQQTAAPLASELGKQVEVLQGIQEINAGWFEGKPIAQEAATYLLAPADWLRGDMQNSIPGSISGKQFNEQFTAAIQKVYNSGQHNPVVFSHKFAIEYWTLMNAKNAKNTLLTSHPLPNIGRVVITGNPITGWTLVDWDGIRDFHS
- a CDS encoding GNAT family N-acetyltransferase, with translation MTPPESLSLAARTKSWASPSQPSASDSNKGPSQNSRTCCGTHARRTGVGSALISDSAAWAQSHGCRTLELVIAPNGTNADQLFRYYSHHNFTDEGRRLLSRHLTH
- the cmaA1 gene encoding cyclopropane mycolic acid synthase CmaA1, with the protein product MPTTSEPPEGTDLTPHFDDVQAHYDLSDDFFRLFLDPTQTYSCAYFERDDMTLEEAQIAKIDLALGKLGLQPGMTLLDVGCGWGATMMRAVEKYDVNVIGLTLSRNQAEHVERLIGQSQSPRSARILLQGWEQFDEPVDRIVSIGAFEHFGHERYDAFFTLAHSLLPDDGVMLLHTITGLHPTEMVERGMPLSFLFARFVKFIVTEIFPGGRLPSIQMVQERATANGFTVSRVQSLQPHYAKTLDIWAAALQAHKDEAIAVQSEEVYERYMKYLTGCAEMFRIGYIDVNQFTLQK